The nucleotide window tgtgggtggaaggagcgacctCTGtcagggcagggtccttctgctgtcGAGAGGGTGCTGCGTGGGTCAGGGTTGCTCACAGCTCCAGGGTAGCCCTGGGGATTTCCAAGGGGTCTTTTCAAGATGGTTTTCCCTGTAAGGGAAGGTGTCTGCCTTTTGAGGTTTCTCATCTTGGTCGGCTGGTTGGGCAGTGGGACATTTCCAAGGGGACTTTTGAATCCAGAGGTCAAAGGAGGGTCTCCTGTATGGCTAAGGAGCTTTCCTCATCTGTGATTCAGTGTGCAGCTGTGGGGGCTACAGACAGCACCAGCATCACCTTTCCAGTCTCATCAGGCTTTGTGTGACCTTCTCTGtagcccctgcacacacacagagagaggctgcagggcagagctgggcacacaGGGGCTGGCATGGGGTCTGTGAGCAGAGAAGAGACGTGGGGCCAGAGAAagagctcctggcagggacagctccaggcaggagagatgggcaggaaaggaaggaactgCTCATGGAAACCCTGTTGCAGGGGAGATACGGGCACCTCCCGGCCACCCCTTGCAGTGCAGACGCCTTCCCTGAGAAACCCCCTTCATCCCTCCCACCCAGCACATTCTTGGCCCTCACGGACATTGGGGTCTAGGGTGGGAGTCACCTCTCTGTCCAGCAGACCAGCAGAAGAGGCGAAGGGCATCCCTCCTGCCACATATTTATTTCCCGCTGACCAGCAATCGGATGGAAGGCAACTGTCCTGCAGTATCAGTCTCTGGGAGGTGACATGCACAGCTGGGTCAGGGTAACGCTTTCCCGAGTGCCCGGCTGTCTCTGCCCTGGCCTCTCTCAGCCAGACCCTCCCTgtgcttttccttgtttctcccTGTGATTGTTTTAAAGTTACCTTTTTATTGCGGTCAGACTCCCTGGGGGTGGGAGGTTCAGCTGCAGAGTCACGGGCTGATCTTGTTCATCCATTCATGTGGGCATGTCCTTGGGAACAAGTGTCCCAGCTTTCCTCTGAcgtgtggggctgtgggcaatggagtctgtggggctggagaatGAGCTGGATTTCCCTTAATCAGGTGCTGTCGTTAGGACACTTGGCTAAGTCCTTGGGGGGTCCCTCCAAGGTGTGAGCTGCCCTCCAGGATGCAAGCCTGCCCCATAGCACCTTTGTGTTATCTGAAAGCCCCATGGAGAAATGCCGAGATGCTACAACCAAGGAAAAGCTGTTGGGTTGGTGAAATGAGCCGCGTTTCTTCTTGTCTAGAAGTGGGGTGCTGAGACCTTGAGAAAGGGTGAGACAATTTGTGGTCTGCACTGGatgcctctgctctcagcagtgtctGGTTGTATGACATAACCTAAGAGTGTGGTCACTCTCCACCTCATGAAGGTGCAAGCTGGGAACAAGACGGAGGGACAGACCAGCTCCCCTCACTCTGCTCTAAGCCACAGGCAATCCTCTTGCCTCGCACGACTCACTCTGTGCTCCCTgagtgcagcagaaatgctgagggtTTCTGACATCCAAGAACACCTCTCGAATGTCTCAAACTGCCTTCTGCCATCCTAGTTCCTTCGTACGCAGAGTGCAGATGCTGACAGGCCTTTTTCGTTAGGAGCGGATTCACCTGACAAAGCCAAACCCCAGGACTGGCCCCTGTCCCCCCCTGGTTCCCATGaacccactgctgcagagcagggctgactcCTCGGCAGCCAGCGGGCAGAGgctctgctcctcacagcaaaaTCAGCCAGCACCAACCAGAGCTGCACCCATGGAAGTGTAGGAGGTCTCCTGGGAAATGAGAAGGGCTGTATGCAGTAGGGGCAGAGTCTATGGGTaatggatttcattttgctcagagaagtctcTGCTAACTgactgtgttttcctccttgaacAGTTCCCCAAGCCCAGAGTGAAtaaatgtccaacagcagctccatcacccagttcctcctcctggcattcgcagacacacgggagctgcagctcttgcacttcgggctcttcctgggcatctacctggctgcgctcctgggaaacggcctcatcatcaccgccatagcctgtgaccaccacctccacacccccatgtacttcttcctcctcagcctcTCTGTTCTTGACCTTGGctgcatctccaccactctccccaaagccatggccaattccctctgggacaccagggtcATCTCCCactcaggatgtgctgcacagctctttctgtttgtttttttcatttcagcagagtattgtcttctcactgtcatggcctacgaccgctacgttgccatctgcaaacccctgcactacgggaccctcctgggcagcagagcttgtgcccacatggcagcagctgcctggggcagtgggtttctcaatgctctgctgcacacagccaatacattttccctacccctctgccacggcaatgctgtggaccagttcttctgtgaaatcccccagatcctcaagctctcctgctcagatgcctacctcagggaagttgggcttcttgtggttagtgcctgtttagcctttgggtgttttgttttcattgtggtgtcctatgtgcagatcttcagggccgtgctgaggatcccctctgaacagggacggcacaaagccttttccacgtgcctccctcacctggccgtggtctccctgtttatcagcactggaCCTTTTGCCCACCTGAAGcccctgtctgtctcctccacaACCCTGGATCTcgtggtggcagttctgtactcggtggtacctccatctgtgaaccccctcatctacagcatgaggaacaaggagctcaaggatgcagtgtggaaactgatgACCGGATGttattcagaagcaaaaaactgCCCCTCTTCTGCATAGCATTTATTTATGATGTAACTTATTACAGGTCCAGTCTGTTGTctgcattttttggtttttggcaTGGTGTTTTACTTGTAATGATGTTGTCATCCCCTCTCTCATTCactgtctgctttcttttctgactgaGTGGCTGTGTATATGGAGAGCCTTGCTCTCTGTGtcttacaattaaaaaaaaaaaataaaagggtcCTGCAGTGCCTTTCTGAGATCCTTCCACAAACGAGAAAATTTTGAGCCTTAACTTCATTGTGCAGGTAGGATTTCGGGAAAGGCAAAGGTCACCTGGGAAAGTCAAGAGTGAAAAGATGAGCTTTGATCACCTGTTAGAGACCCGTTAGAGATGACCTTTAGGctgaacaactgaaatgccagcctgctgctgctgctgaacagggaGGGTGATTTAATAACAGCAGGCAcaggtggggctgagggactcAATGCCTTCTGTGCCTGAGTGTTTACTGAAAAGGTCTCCAggcctctgtgctcagggaaatggttcaaggaggagaagagcatcTATGGGCAAGAACCTCCTGAACTCCAGCAAGGGCAAGTGGCAGtttctgcccctgcaggggactcaccctggcaatggcacagcctgggggctgcctggctgggagcagccgtGTGGGAAAGGTCTcggtgggcagggagctggacaggaggcggccgtgtgccctggcagcaagggaggccaccagcatcctgggctgtcagagcaggagcaCGGCCAGGAAATTGGGGGAAGGGATTTTCCAGGTTACTGCATCCTGATTTCAGATCCCCAGTAGAGGAAGGACGTTGGCAAGCTGTAGCAGGTTGAGCAAAGGGCCCTCAAGAATGTCAGGACGCTGCCTATGAGGAGAGgttgagggagctgggcttgtcctgcctggagaagggaagttCTTGCAGAAGCATTGCACCATTCCCAGGAAGTCCGAGTCAGGCTTATGTGCGTGGTACGAGACataaggacaagaggcaatggccCGAAACAAGAGAGGGTCAGGCTGCATATAGGGAGAGAGTTTTCCAGCATGAGGATAGTCAAATGCTGGAAGCCATTTCCCAGGGAGTGTGCACCGTCTCTGccccagaaagcaaacaggatgTGTTTCGATAAAGCTGTGAGTAGTTTGGTCTGAACCttctttgagcaggaggttcaGACACCTCCCGAGGTGCCTTCCAGCATGAatgagacacctgaaggagctgtgaccccatgggaagcctgcgctggagcaggctcctggcagaacctgtgaccccatggagagaggagcccacgttGTAGCAgtttttctggcaggacttgtgaccccacgggggacccatgctggagcagtctgctcctgaaggtctgcaccctgaTGAAGgcacccacgctggagcaggtcatgaagaaatgcggcccatgggaaggacccacattggagaagttcatgaaggactgtcccTGATGGGAAGGACCCCCCATtgcagcaggggaaaaatgtgaggaggatggagcagcaAAGACAACATGCAATGAgctgactgcaacccccattccctatCCCCCCGTGCCACTtggagagagaaggcagagaaatcaggagtgaagtcgagcccaggaaggggggagggctggggggaagtGTTctgagatttggttttatttctcattatcccactctgatctgattggtaataaatgaCATTAATTCTCTGAGTTGAGTCtcttttgcctgtgatggtaattggtgagtgatctccctgtcctcatctccaCCCacgaggagggggagtgatagagggGCTTGGTGGGCAGGTGCCTTCCAGCCAGGTTCAACACACGACAGAAGcagaacatttccttctctttaaattgtttccttaatttctttgttgcttcattttaattttggacaTTTTCTGAACCGTTCTGCCATAATCAGGCCTCTAACATTAACAACAATATATCTGTGTCTCACGTGGAGTTCAGTGCCCTAAAACCTCCCTGCCCAGGACTCTCCTTGCCACTGCTCGCCCTTTCACACAGCCAGTCACACTCTGAGGGGCTGAGCTCTCTCGACTGTTACAGAGAAGAAGGGTGACCATCTTCAGTGAAACGCTCTGCTTCTCCATGGCCAACATATCTGTGTTTCCAGCACTTCTGGAAGGAGTCCCTAAATCAGCAAGACCCACTGCCTTCACATTCCCTCGGGGGTATGTGGATTGGCGCTCTATTTTAGGTGAAGAAAGGGACGAGGTTGTCCTTACCCAACACCAGGCACCTCAATGCAGATGTCTAGACTTGCCTTTGGAgtaaatggagagaaagaagttGTCTCAGCCGAGATGCCTGGAGATTTCCTGGTGACCAGCTAATGCTCCAGAAGGGAGCCCTGGGTCACATTTCCAAGCACCTTATGGGCACTTCTGTAAGCCAGGGCAGCTCAGACAGCAACAGCCTCTCTATGTGGGCAAATGAATCCAGACCTGAATGTAGGTCTTAGTCTCGAGttgaaaattattctaaaaatacctgaaaataatcttccttttcagaaTATCAGCTATTTGGGctcagttcttttttcttttcttttttttttaatttgggaggACCACATGAGTACACTACAGTAATTTCCCTCTGCCAGCATATTTATATGCAGTtgtttatcaaaatatttttcctaccAGTGCTCTGAGTGGagaaattttgttctgaaaatataCTATATCGACATATTGACATACTTCCCATCTCTTCTTCAGCCTCTctgccctttctctttcctctacCTGTTTTGTCTTTATAGAGAACTCCAGGTAAAGATTTATTGAGTAATTAAATGTGGGAGATATTTCTGGGCATCATCTAGTTCCCCTCCACACCCCTTACTCAATGGAGGGCTCCCACCACTTCAGTGTCATCCACGAACATGCTGAGACTGAACTCTGTCCCATTGTCCGCGCCATCACTAAAGGGGTCAGACAGCATTGCCCCCGGCACTTCTCAGTGAGGGATGCCTCTAGAAACTGGCCATCGGTTGGACTTTCTAACAATGATTGTTATGTCATTCCCCCCCGCCATTGCCATGACATTTCAAAGACAAAGGACAGCGGCCTTGCGATGACACCAGCCATTTCCCCCAGACCCCTCGGGTGCATCCCCTCTGGTCCCATGCACTCGCCTGTGTCCAACTGGCACTagtgctccccagctgcatcTTGCTCTCACATGGGTGAAGCTTTGCTACCACAGAGGCTGCTAGGAGACTCAAGGACCAGGGAGACCTGGGGAAAGATCCTACCAGGAAAGGAGTAGGGACGTGTGGCAATGTGATCCTCAGCCTCTTCCATGTCTCTGCAAGGCCTTTTTGGACTCACTGGAGGTTAAAGTAATTGAATCTTGCTTGGATGTATCTGCACCTCACTGTCGGGAGGGTATCTCGGGCCAAGTTAGCCTCAGAACCACACTTGGGACTTCATCTTGGAGGGGTTTCGCTTGGAAGGCAGAGCCCAGGAGTGAGGAGTTCACCCTCACGGTGAAATCTTTGTCCTTATCTCCAGGCTGAACGCTcattggttttttcctcccaacaTGCACCATCATTAAGAGCCTGGCTCCGCATTCTGCATGACCTAATTGTAGGTACGAGCAGGCTGGGATGAGGGCCCTCCCAGCCttccctgctctgggctggacaagcccagttccctcagcctctcctcacagcaaAGTGCTTCAGTCCCGGGTTGTCCTGAGGGCCCTTTGCTAAACCCACTCCAGCTTGGCAATATCGTTCCTGAATTGGGGGTCTGAAATGTGGATGGAGTATTCCAGAGAATTCTTTGCCCTCAGTCTTCTGGCCATGCTCCTGGTTGTACAGCTGGTggcctcccttgctgccagggcacaacGGCTGCCTTCTGTCCAGCTCGCTGACCACCAAGAGCTTTCCCACAGGGCTGGTCTCATCCAGGCAGGTCCCAGGCTGTGCCATTGCTAGGGTGagtcccctgcaggggcagaaaCTGGCACTTGTCCTTCTGGGATCTCATGAGGCTCCTGCCAATACGTGCCGTCCTTCTCCATGAACCCCTTCATTGAGCACAGAGACCTTGACAGTAAAAACTCAAGCAAAAAAGGCATTGAGTCCCTGAACCCCATCCGTGTCTCCTCTTCATGAGATCACTGTCCTCGTTCAGCAGTGGGCTGAACTACTCTCCTACTTGAGACAGCCTCTTCCAGGTCCTGGAACCTACCCAACCCTGTCCGCATCCCATGTGAGGTTTAGCAGACATCCCTGCTCCAGGTCTGCCAGGGTCTGGACAAGGAGAGGTGTCGAGCAGGTCTGGTTATTCCCCCCGTgcaggcactgagcccagcaggaggaaggaaatggcCGTGCAGCACAACTCACCCATAGACCTGTGCAGAGCGGGCAGTGCTGGAAGTGGCCGATTGcggtttaacctggcaggcagctaaagacacaacacagctgtttgctcactgcccccacccagtgggatgggggagagaatcaggaaaaaaaggtaaaatttgtgggttggataaagacagtttaatatgacagaaaaagtaagcaaataataacaacaacaacaataaaaaacaatatacaaaccaagtgatgcacagcacaattgcgCACAAGCCCCAGACCACAGAggcccagctagttcccgagccaTGGTCCCAGCTGTCGGCCAGCTTCCTCCATTTATATAacaagcatgatgtcatatggtatggaatatccctttggccaggttgggtcagctgtcctggccatgtccccttcccagctccttgggcaccaccagcctcctcactggcaggccagtatgggaagctgaaaagtccttgccttggtgtaaacattgcctagcaacaaccaaaacatgtGTGTCTTATtagcattattctcatcctaaatcccaaacacagtactatacctgctactaggaagaaaattaactccatgcCAGCCGACTCCAGGACACAGCTTAGTGAGGCCACCAGTGAAAGCTCACTCTGGTCTCATTCTCTAACACATCGCCACATGCCCACCTCCCCTCAGCCCATGGAGAAACCAAGCACAGCAGCACGGCCTCGTGGGGGCAATTTCTTCAGCCTGTTCCTGACCTCAGCTTTGGAAGAAGAACCCAGCCTCCAGACCCTGGCGTtgagaaaatgcctttttattacAGAGATGTGAGAAGGGAGGCCAGCTGGGCCATTGTGCCAGACACATGTGCAAAGACATGTGGGTCAGAAAGACTGCGTTTGTGCCTCTGGAGAAGTGGCGTAGATGCATACGTTCCTTGGAAAATATAATTATCCTAGATAAAACAACCAAAGCACAGTGGGTTCCCCCGATATATTGGAAATACCTTGTGAAGACACACAGGCAGCTTATTCCTTCTGAAAGACTACTGATTGAAACAGCTTCTTCAGGGTGTCTTTGAGTtgctggttcctcatgctgtagatgagggggttcacagATGGAGGTAAAACCGAGTACAGAAGTGACACCATGAGATTCAGGATCGCGGAGGAGACAGacgggggcttcaggtaggtgaacatgccagtgctgataaacagggagaccacggccaggtgagggaggcacgtggaaaaggctttgtgccgtccctgctcagaggggatcctcagcacagccctgaagatctgcacataggacaccacaatgaaaacaaaacacccaaaggctaaacagacactaaccacaagaagcccagcttccctgaggtaggcatctgagcaggagagcttgaggatctgggggatttcacagaagaactggtccacagcattgctgtggcagaggggtagggaaaatgtattggccgtgtgcagcagagcatggagaaacccactgccccaggcagctgctgccatgtgggcacaagctctgctgcccaggagggtcccgtagtgcaggggtttgcagatggcaacgtagcggtcataggccatgacggtgaggagaaaatactctgctgaaatgaaaaaaacaaacagaaagagctgtgcagcacatcctgagtGGGAGATgaccctggtgtcccagagggaattggccatggctttggggagagtggtggagatgcagCACAGGTCAAGAAcagagaggttgaggaggaagaagtacatgggggtgtggaggtggtggtcacaggctatggcggtgatgatgaggccgtttcccaggagcgcagccaggtagatgcccaggaagagcccgaagtgcaagagctgcagctcccgtgtgtctgcgaatgccaggaggaggaactgggtgatggagctgctgttggacatttgttcaCTCTGAGCATGGGGAACTgttcaaggaggaaaacacagttAGCAgagacttctctgagcaaaatgaaatccattACCCATAGACTCTGCCCCTACTGCATACAGCCCTTCTCATTTCCCAGGAGACCTCCTACACTTCCATGGGTGCAGCTCTGGTTGGTGCTGGCTGAttttgctgtgaggagcagagcCTCTGCCCGCTGGCTGCCGAGgagtcagccctgctctgcagcagtgggttCATGGGAACCAGGGGGGGACAGGGGCCAGTCCTGGGGTTTGGCTTTGTCAGGTGAATCCGCTCCTAACGAAAAAGGGCTGTCAGCATCTGCACTCTGCGGACTAAGGAACTAGGATGGCAGAAGGCAGTTTGAGACATTCGGGAGGTGTTCTTGGATGTCAGAAaccctcagcatttctgctgcactcAGGGAGCACAGAGTGAGTCGTGCGAGGCAAGAGGATTGCCTGTGGCTTAGAGCAGAGTGAGGGGAGCTGGTCTGTCCCTCCGTCTTGTTCCCAGCTTGTACCTTCATGAGGTGGAGAGTGACCACACTCTTAGGTTATGTCATACAACCagacactgctgagagcagaggcatCCAGCGCAGACCACAAATTGTCTCACCCTTTCTCAAGGTCTCAGCACCCCACTTCTAGACAAGAAGAAACGCGGCTCATTTCACCAACCCAACAGCTTTTCCTTGGTTGTAGCATCTCGGCATTTCTCCATGGGGCTTTCAGATAACACAAAGGTGCTATGGGGCAGGCTTGCATCCTGGAGGGCAGCTCACACCTTGGAGGGACCCCCCAAGGACTTAGCCAAGTGTCCTAACGACAGCACCTGATTAAGGGAAATCCAGCTCattctccagccccacagactccattgcccacagccccacacgTCAGAGGAAAGCTGGGACACTTGTTCCCAAGGACATGCCCACATGAATGGATGAACAAGATCAGCCCGTGACTCTGCAGCTGAACCTCCCACCCCCAGGGAGTCTGACCGCAATAAAAAGGTAACTTTAAAACAATCACAgggagaaacaaggaaaagcacAGGGAGGGTCTGGCTGAGAGAGGCCAGGGCAGAGACAGCCAGGCACTCGGGAAAGCGTTACCCTGACCCAGCTGTGCATGTCACCTCCCAGAGACTGATACTGCAGGACAGTTGCCTTCCACCCGATTGCTGGTCAGCGGGAAATAAATATGTGGCAGGAGGGATGCCCTTCGCCTCTTCTGCTGGTCTGCTGGACAGAGAGGTGACTCCCACCCTAGACCCCAATGTCCGTGAGGGCCAAGGATGTGCTGGGTGGGAGAGACGAAGGGGGTTTCTCAGGGAAGGCATCTGCACTGCAAGGGGTGGCCGGGAGGTGCCCGTATCTCCCCTGCAACAGGGTTTCCATGAGcagttccttcctttcctgcccatctctcctgcctggagctgtccctgccaggagctctTTCTCTGGCCCCACGTCTCTTCTCTGCTCACAGACCCCATGCCAGCCCCtgtgtgcccagctctgccctgcagcctctctgtgtgtgtgcaggggctaCAGAGAAGGTCACACAAAGCCTGATGAGACTGGAAAGGTGATGCTGGTGCTGTCTGTAGCCCCCACAGCTGCACACTGAATCACAGATGAGGAAAGCTCCTTAGCCATACGGGAGACCCTCCTTTGACCTCTGGATTCAAAAGTCCCCTTGGAAATGTCCCACTGCCCAACCAGCCGACCAAGATGAGAAACCTCAAAAGACAGACACCTTCCCTTACAGGGAAAACCATCTTGAAAAGACCCCTTGGAAATCCCCAGGGCTACCCTGGAGCTGTGAGCAACCCTGACCCACGCAGCACCCTCTCgacagcagaaggaccctgccctgaCAGaggtcgctccttccacccacagcttctccccacaGCGCATggggagctccccgggcaggctgagggtgaccctggcaggcggcagagtccctgtgccagcacacagcccctggggtgcagggaccctgctcggaaggacagccctgggcacccctggctgcacacccaccTGCACACCCCTGCGGCCGTTCCTGGCAGAAGGCAGCCGTCATGCCCTGTGCCTCTGACGCTGTggcagggaagccctgctctgcagcacgtcctcctcctcctccacaccaGAGACGTTGTGAGCGTCCTCCTGATAGATCCCACAGGCTGTGGTATGTGCCAGCTTTTGGAGGTCTCTCCAggaactgcagctgctttgtcCTGCTGCCACAGACCTACCGTGCCAAGTGCTGTGCAGATTTCTCCTCCTGTTACTTCGCAACATTCTCACACCCCAGActgcctctttcctctcttctcctcgctcctctgccctcgctgcctgcaggcagtgccctcagccctgctgcgctttgcagaggagctgctcctgggcagagctgtctctctgcagcgctgcccgcttgccatgagctccctccatcccaggagcccagctcagctcagcagcagcacaacagcCCAAGGGGCCACTTTCTctgcccctccccaccctccctgaCTCCCTCGAGGTGTCCCTGGGCCTCCAGGGCTGACAGCTCACGAAAGGCAgcagggtctctcctggggagcagaATTTGAAGCAGACTGAAGTAATCACCCAGTGTCCCTCCCTAAGCACTGGACAGGCTGATTCCTGCGGTGGGAATTGCTCTTCCAGGGTGTGCAGATCTGCAGGAGGTGTCCATGTTCCCCTCTGGAAACCCCCATTCCTGCCCCATTGTCAGGCAGGACACACaggcagtgacaggcaggggatcatttccttctgtgcagggcagggatggaACCAAGTCAATGAAGGCATCTCAGCTCTCATCAGTATTCCTGAGGCCAGAGGGGATTCAGCTTCTCCAGTGCAACCCACAGACCCACTGGAGGtgggattcctcttgcctcagctcagctgcaaaaaaatcatggaatcatagaatggctttgGTCGGAAGAGACCtgaaagaccatctagttccaagccccctgccatgggcaggcacaccctccactaggccacgttgcccaaagccccatgcaacctggccttgaacacttccagggagggggtatccccagcttctctgggcaacctcttccagggtCTCTCCACCCTCTACagtgaagagtttcttcctaatatctaatgtaaatctcccctcttttagtttaaacccattaccccttgtcctgtcactacactccctgataaacagtccctctccagctttcctgtagcccctttaggtagctctctgatcatcttcatggcctcctctggaatcgctccaacagcttcatgtttttcctgtactgaggaccccagagctggacacagtactgtcggtggggtctcacaagagcggagtagcGGGGccgaatcacctcccttgacctgctggtcacgctgctggtgatgcagcccaggacacggttggctttctgggctgctagcgcacattgccagctcatgttgagcttctcatcaatcaacactcccaagtccttctcctcagggctgctctcaatccattccctgcccagcctgtagctgtgcttggaattgccctgacccacatgcaggaccttgcacttggccttgttgaacttcatgagtaTTTCATGGgaccacctctcaagcctgtcaaggtccctctggatggaatcccttccctccagcatgttgaccacaccacacagcttggtgctgTCATTAAACTctctgagggtgcactcgatctcaccatccatgtcgccaacaaagatatTCAACAGTACCGGTCCtagtaccgacccctgaggaacgtcACTCGTagctgatctccacttggacattgagccattgagcacaactctttgagtgtgaccgtCCAGCCAACTcctcatccactgagtggtccatctgtcaaatccatgtctctccaatttagagacaaggatgtcgtgcaggatagtgtcaaatgccttgcacagctccaggtagatgatgtcagccactcttcccttatccaccaatgctgtaaccccatcac belongs to Grus americana isolate bGruAme1 unplaced genomic scaffold, bGruAme1.mat scaffold_778, whole genome shotgun sequence and includes:
- the LOC129201118 gene encoding olfactory receptor 14J1-like codes for the protein LHYGTLLGSRACAHMAAAAWGSGFLNALLHTANTFSLPLCHGNAVDQFFCEIPQILKLSCSDAYLREVGLLVVSACLAFGCFVFIVVSYVQIFRAVLRIPSEQGRHKAFSTCLPHLAVVSLFISTGPFAHLKPLSVSSTTLDLVVAVLYSVVPP
- the LOC129201117 gene encoding olfactory receptor 14C36-like, with the translated sequence MSNSSSITQFLLLAFADTRELQLLHFGLFLGIYLAALLGNGLIITAIACDHHLHTPMYFFLLNLSVLDLCCISTTLPKAMANSLWDTRVISHSGCAAQLFLFVFFISAEYFLLTVMAYDRYVAICKPLHYGTLLGSRACAHMAAAAWGSGFLHALLHTANTFSLPLCHSNAVDQFFCEIPQILKLSCSDAYLREAGLLVVSVCLAFGCFVFIVVSYVQIFRAVLRIPSEQGRHKAFSTCLPHLAVVSLFISTGMFTYLKPPSVSSAILNLMVSLLYSVLPPSVNPLIYSMRNQQLKDTLKKLFQSVVFQKE